One window of Xylocopa sonorina isolate GNS202 chromosome 9, iyXylSono1_principal, whole genome shotgun sequence genomic DNA carries:
- the Deaf1 gene encoding deformed epidermal autoregulatory factor 1 isoform X1: protein MEESQTSESVAVLPDMSEPLTSETEEASALTTEHEAHPVAVTASVTPVPGVPGVPGVGVPVSLPVGSIIGVANSTNGTTFNVITSDQLQLPGSGQFKQMLCVDNGFICEPRHDKDTDPLRWNGELKATHIVIQNSTEEAESEQIHVSATNTQPICSWAESANLAVLPVRCKNTNADLHKSRFGSGGRGRCIKLGQNWYTPSEFEALCGRASSKDWKRSIRFGGRSLQTLIDEQILKPHATSCTCAACCDDDSATGPVRLFTPYKRRRRARDTSDGETPSRKLKSDNSRDGSNNDESDGEVVVPDKEVWPQFVSTDGLVVQQSQDQDTVVQNVHQTENGQTDDVFKKLDEMSNKMLKLAYEFRRTLDEAKEVNRQQRREQALVAQLGGRGDVIETVGLQPASDTHNKKCANCNREAFAECSLCRRTPYCSTFCQRKDWAGHQVECVRGAAETVMLIVESSSGDTSALATTAGDQ, encoded by the exons ATGGAGGAGAGTCAAACATCGGAAAGTGTCGCCGTGCTACCGGACATGTCCGAACCGTTGACGAGCGAGACCGAGGAGGCGTCTGCCCTAACGACCGAGCACGAGGCGCATCCCGTCGCCGTGACGGCGAGCGTCACTCCAGTACCGGGTGTTCCAGGTGTTCCTGGGGTTGGTGTACCGGTTTCTTTACCCGTTGGTTCTATCATCGGTGTAGCGAATTCGACCAACGGCACGACCTTCAACGTCATCACATCAGACCAATTGCAG TTACCTGGATCGGGCCAGTTTAAGCAGATGCTATGTGTGGATAATGGATTTATCTGTGAACCACGGCATGACAAGGATACAGATCCTTTACGTTGGAACGGTGAATTAAAAGCAACACATATAGTAATTCAAAACAGTACAGAAGAGGCAGAATCTGAACAGATTCATGTTTCTGCGACTAATACTCAACCAATATGCAGCTGGGCTGAATCAGCTAATTTAGCAGTATTACCTGTTAGATGTAAAAATACGAATGCAGATCTACATAAAAGTAGATTTGGATCTGGTGGAAGAGGAAGGTGTATCAAGCTTGGACAGAATTGGTACACGCCAAGCGAATTTGAAGCTCTCTGTGGGAGAGCATCCAGTAAAGACTGGAAACGGAGTATTCGATTCGGTGGTAGAAGTTTACAAACGTTGATCGACGAGCAAATTTTAAAGCCACACGCTACCTCTTGCACTTGCGCAGCATGTTGCGATGACGATAGTGCA ACAGGTCCTGTTAGACTATTTACACCATATAAACGTAGAAGGAGGGCCAGAGATACATCTGATGGAGAAACGCCGTCCCGAAAACTTAAAAGCGATAATTCACGCGATGGTAGTAACAACGATGAAAGTGATGGTGAAGTTGTCGTACCTGATAAAGAAGTATGGCCACAGTTTGTTTCAACGGACGGTTTAGTTGTACAACAGTCGCAAGATCAAGATACTGTTGTTCAAAATGTACATCAAACTGAAAATGGACAAACCGATGATGTATTTAAAAAGCTTGACGAAATGTCCAATAAAATGTTGAAATTGGCTTATGAATTTAGGCGTACTTTAGATGAAGCTAAGGAAGTAAATAGGCAACAAAGAAGAGAGCAAGCGTTAGTGGCACAATTAGGGGGTAGAGGGGATGTTATTGAAACTGTTGGTCTACAACCAGCATCAGATACTCACAataaaaag TGTGCCAACTGTAACAGAGAAGCATTTGCGGAATGCTCCTTATGTAGACGAACGCCTTATTGCTCTACATTTTGTCAACGCAAAGATTGGGCAGGTCATCAAGTGGAATGTGTAAGAGGTGCTGCAGAGACTGTAATGCTTATAGTAGAAAGTAGTAGTGGAGATACTAGTGCTCTTGCAACGACTGCTGGGGACCAATAG
- the Deaf1 gene encoding deformed epidermal autoregulatory factor 1 isoform X2 — protein sequence MEESQTSESVAVLPDMSEPLTSETEEASALTTEHEAHPVAVTASVTPVPGVPGVPGVGVPVSLPVGSIIGVANSTNGTTFNVITSDQLQLPGSGQFKQMLCVDNGFICEPRHDKDTDPLRWNGELKATHIVIQNSTEEAESEQIHVSATNTQPICSWAESANLAVLPVRCKNTNADLHKSRFGSGGRGRCIKLGQNWYTPSEFEALCGRASSKDWKRSIRFGGRSLQTLIDEQILKPHATSCTCAACCDDDSATGPVRLFTPYKRRRRARDTSDGETPSRKLKSDNSRDGSNNDESDGEVVVPDKEVWPQFVSTDGLVVQQSQDQDTVVQNVHQTENGQTDDVFKKLDEMSNKMLKLAYEFRRTLDEAKEVNRQQRREQALVAQLGGRGDVIETVGLQPASDTHNKKYLHISSVPTVTEKHLRNAPYVDERLIALHFVNAKIGQVIKWNV from the exons ATGGAGGAGAGTCAAACATCGGAAAGTGTCGCCGTGCTACCGGACATGTCCGAACCGTTGACGAGCGAGACCGAGGAGGCGTCTGCCCTAACGACCGAGCACGAGGCGCATCCCGTCGCCGTGACGGCGAGCGTCACTCCAGTACCGGGTGTTCCAGGTGTTCCTGGGGTTGGTGTACCGGTTTCTTTACCCGTTGGTTCTATCATCGGTGTAGCGAATTCGACCAACGGCACGACCTTCAACGTCATCACATCAGACCAATTGCAG TTACCTGGATCGGGCCAGTTTAAGCAGATGCTATGTGTGGATAATGGATTTATCTGTGAACCACGGCATGACAAGGATACAGATCCTTTACGTTGGAACGGTGAATTAAAAGCAACACATATAGTAATTCAAAACAGTACAGAAGAGGCAGAATCTGAACAGATTCATGTTTCTGCGACTAATACTCAACCAATATGCAGCTGGGCTGAATCAGCTAATTTAGCAGTATTACCTGTTAGATGTAAAAATACGAATGCAGATCTACATAAAAGTAGATTTGGATCTGGTGGAAGAGGAAGGTGTATCAAGCTTGGACAGAATTGGTACACGCCAAGCGAATTTGAAGCTCTCTGTGGGAGAGCATCCAGTAAAGACTGGAAACGGAGTATTCGATTCGGTGGTAGAAGTTTACAAACGTTGATCGACGAGCAAATTTTAAAGCCACACGCTACCTCTTGCACTTGCGCAGCATGTTGCGATGACGATAGTGCA ACAGGTCCTGTTAGACTATTTACACCATATAAACGTAGAAGGAGGGCCAGAGATACATCTGATGGAGAAACGCCGTCCCGAAAACTTAAAAGCGATAATTCACGCGATGGTAGTAACAACGATGAAAGTGATGGTGAAGTTGTCGTACCTGATAAAGAAGTATGGCCACAGTTTGTTTCAACGGACGGTTTAGTTGTACAACAGTCGCAAGATCAAGATACTGTTGTTCAAAATGTACATCAAACTGAAAATGGACAAACCGATGATGTATTTAAAAAGCTTGACGAAATGTCCAATAAAATGTTGAAATTGGCTTATGAATTTAGGCGTACTTTAGATGAAGCTAAGGAAGTAAATAGGCAACAAAGAAGAGAGCAAGCGTTAGTGGCACAATTAGGGGGTAGAGGGGATGTTATTGAAACTGTTGGTCTACAACCAGCATCAGATACTCACAataaaaag TATTTGCATATTTCCAGTGTGCCAACTGTAACAGAGAAGCATTTGCGGAATGCTCCTTATGTAGACGAACGCCTTATTGCTCTACATTTTGTCAACGCAAAGATTGGGCAGGTCATCAAGTGGAATGTGTAA